A DNA window from Betta splendens chromosome 6, fBetSpl5.4, whole genome shotgun sequence contains the following coding sequences:
- the LOC114857537 gene encoding leucine-rich repeat and transmembrane domain-containing protein 2-like isoform X1: protein MKQKKTSFSSRSLRLEAEAAEQMVTSRLLLRTRSTDGCQPEAVLESDMKNQDQYGRTHLESLVCAGLSSLVLVLLGPLGSVHSCPGLCTCYGNTTECPAAGLLSLTPILSLDQGTLILRLPHNNISSLGRADLSNLSSLELLDLSHNHLSSLQPGAFSGLSGLHWLNLSANYFGLRLATSDPNNSTEALRSFSGNKGTIGLSKDVFKGLWRLRGLDLSFNGLLWVPKGLLDGLQRLVWLSLANNRLVALDRVTFEPLVELQHLQLAGNPWECDCKLRDFKHWIEWLIYRDGQVDAMQCSLPKDLKGRDMRSVPVEMFSYCLHGISRDGVPGYATRPPCPPGRINSNEDCVRYRYRPLSVRRAHGTQIVAGVVCGTVCVMMVVAATYGCIYASLMARYQRQMKRRGPPLMAESGAETDMEDGQMSPTSAEKSPPKEACGTVHGYRISSF, encoded by the exons atgaagcagaaaaAGACCAGCTTCTCATCTCGATCTCTCCGATTGGAGGCTGAAGCGGCAGAGCAGATG GTTACGTCCCGTCTCCTTCTCAGGACCCGCTCCACAGACGGATGCCAGCCTGAAGCCGTTCTGGAGTCAGACATGAAGAATCAGGACCAGTATGGACGAACCCATCTGGAGAGTCTGG TCTGCGCAGGCCTGTCCAGTCTGGTGTTGGTTCTGTTGGGACCGCTGGGTTCTGTCCACAGCTGTCCTGGTCTTTGCACTTGCTACGGTAACACCACGGagtgtcctgctgctgggctCCTCTCCCTGACGCCCATCCTGTCACTAGACCAGGGCACCCTGATCCTCCGTCTCCCCCACAACAACATCTCCTCTTTGGGCAGAGCGGACCTGTCCAACCTCAGCAGCCTGGAGCTGTTGGACCTTTCCCACAACCACTTGTCCTCACTACAGCCCGGAGCGTTCTCCGGCCTGAGCGGTCTGCACTGGCTCAACCTCTCTGCTAACTACTTCGGGCTACGTCTGGCGACATCTGACCCAAACAACAGCACCGAGGCCCTACGGAGCTTCAGTGGAAATAAAGGCACCATTGGCCTGAGCAAGGACGTTTTTAAGGGGCTGTGGCGCTTACGAGGGCTCGACCTGTCCTTCAACGGCCTCCTGTGGGTGCCCAAGGGTCTGCTGGATGGGCTGCAGAGGCTCGTCTGGTTGTCCCTGGCCAACAACCGGCTGGTGGCCCTGGACAGAGTCACCTTTGAGccgctggtggagctgcagcatctgcagctggcAGGAAACCCCTGGGAGTGCGACTGCAAGCTGAGGGACTTCAAGCACTGGATAGAGTGGTTGATTTACAGGG ATGGGCAGGTAGATGCGATGCAGTGCAGTCTCCCAAAGGATTTGAAGGGCAGAGACATGCGCAGCGTGCCGGTGGAGATGTTCAGCTACTGCCTGCACGGCATCTCCAGGGACGGCGTGCCGGGCTACGCCACCCGGCCGCCGTGCCCGCCCGGCCGCATCAACAGCAACGAGGACTGCGTGCGCTACCGCTACCGCCCCCTGAGCGTGCGCCGGGCGCACGGCACGCAGATCGTGGCAGGCGTGGTGTGTGGCACGGTGTGCGTCATGATGGTGGTGGCCGCCACTTATGGCTGCATCTACGCCTCGCTGATGGCGCGGTACCAGCGGCAGATGAAGCGCCGCGGCCCACCTCTGATGGCCGAGTCCGGAGCCGAGACAGACATGGAAGACGGGCAAATGTCCCCGACCTCAGCGGAGAAGTCGCCGCCAAAGGAGGCCTGTGGGACGGTGCACGGCTACCGAATCAGCAGCTTCTGA
- the LOC114857537 gene encoding leucine-rich repeat and transmembrane domain-containing protein 2-like isoform X2, translating into MKNQDQYGRTHLESLVCAGLSSLVLVLLGPLGSVHSCPGLCTCYGNTTECPAAGLLSLTPILSLDQGTLILRLPHNNISSLGRADLSNLSSLELLDLSHNHLSSLQPGAFSGLSGLHWLNLSANYFGLRLATSDPNNSTEALRSFSGNKGTIGLSKDVFKGLWRLRGLDLSFNGLLWVPKGLLDGLQRLVWLSLANNRLVALDRVTFEPLVELQHLQLAGNPWECDCKLRDFKHWIEWLIYRDGQVDAMQCSLPKDLKGRDMRSVPVEMFSYCLHGISRDGVPGYATRPPCPPGRINSNEDCVRYRYRPLSVRRAHGTQIVAGVVCGTVCVMMVVAATYGCIYASLMARYQRQMKRRGPPLMAESGAETDMEDGQMSPTSAEKSPPKEACGTVHGYRISSF; encoded by the exons ATGAAGAATCAGGACCAGTATGGACGAACCCATCTGGAGAGTCTGG TCTGCGCAGGCCTGTCCAGTCTGGTGTTGGTTCTGTTGGGACCGCTGGGTTCTGTCCACAGCTGTCCTGGTCTTTGCACTTGCTACGGTAACACCACGGagtgtcctgctgctgggctCCTCTCCCTGACGCCCATCCTGTCACTAGACCAGGGCACCCTGATCCTCCGTCTCCCCCACAACAACATCTCCTCTTTGGGCAGAGCGGACCTGTCCAACCTCAGCAGCCTGGAGCTGTTGGACCTTTCCCACAACCACTTGTCCTCACTACAGCCCGGAGCGTTCTCCGGCCTGAGCGGTCTGCACTGGCTCAACCTCTCTGCTAACTACTTCGGGCTACGTCTGGCGACATCTGACCCAAACAACAGCACCGAGGCCCTACGGAGCTTCAGTGGAAATAAAGGCACCATTGGCCTGAGCAAGGACGTTTTTAAGGGGCTGTGGCGCTTACGAGGGCTCGACCTGTCCTTCAACGGCCTCCTGTGGGTGCCCAAGGGTCTGCTGGATGGGCTGCAGAGGCTCGTCTGGTTGTCCCTGGCCAACAACCGGCTGGTGGCCCTGGACAGAGTCACCTTTGAGccgctggtggagctgcagcatctgcagctggcAGGAAACCCCTGGGAGTGCGACTGCAAGCTGAGGGACTTCAAGCACTGGATAGAGTGGTTGATTTACAGGG ATGGGCAGGTAGATGCGATGCAGTGCAGTCTCCCAAAGGATTTGAAGGGCAGAGACATGCGCAGCGTGCCGGTGGAGATGTTCAGCTACTGCCTGCACGGCATCTCCAGGGACGGCGTGCCGGGCTACGCCACCCGGCCGCCGTGCCCGCCCGGCCGCATCAACAGCAACGAGGACTGCGTGCGCTACCGCTACCGCCCCCTGAGCGTGCGCCGGGCGCACGGCACGCAGATCGTGGCAGGCGTGGTGTGTGGCACGGTGTGCGTCATGATGGTGGTGGCCGCCACTTATGGCTGCATCTACGCCTCGCTGATGGCGCGGTACCAGCGGCAGATGAAGCGCCGCGGCCCACCTCTGATGGCCGAGTCCGGAGCCGAGACAGACATGGAAGACGGGCAAATGTCCCCGACCTCAGCGGAGAAGTCGCCGCCAAAGGAGGCCTGTGGGACGGTGCACGGCTACCGAATCAGCAGCTTCTGA